A single window of Bradyrhizobium elkanii USDA 76 DNA harbors:
- a CDS encoding TrlF family AAA-like ATPase → MTFSIGMHPGTTWHKCDFQCHTPRDLAWSGSPELPGGDAAAENARNAWAESFIAAAEAAKLTAVAISDHHDVCMSAYVSEAAKRLGSTVRIFPAVEITCSDNAQCIAIFDPSTGIETQKLALSAAGNVLMSSEAAPKTCTIQPTKATVAEFVAAIQDEQYLKDSCIVLPHFSTEDDHKSLNEPGHHPRFASLPIDGVYIERPYSGLDATTLDKVRGKISDWGKRRRAIVATGDNRSADWQRLGKHDCWIKLGEHSIEALRQALLADEARIAFELPVTPTEYLVELRVMSSLTGPTPVTILFNDGFNALIGGRGSGKSAFLEYLRFGLGRTDKDLNTVADPANDREVNLIKQTLSGSGYVEVVLEREGVRETWKRATSNQEAISITSPQGTIEVTTSTARERFRARAFRQKGLSSTMNDPVTASEQITSIAAAEELDQQRNIERSIKNAQRDARTALSNLAALWQARVDSQQAKNKVEDVRQRLMALSARMEQEGVSAEALTTIEEAPKYARAGEFIAGVALQAQETITGIGELDAAVLNIDISAYEGVVDFEEIAELQKALVETKATIAEHLAKAKLAGTALLNHQKTASEAFTLKRSAFDVRYATALAEQSKHKTLIDEVTRLTRELQTAETSLTKARADETGKAGAEKAYEEALVKLDALVQDRRKILKAAADKVAGKSSNLLKARIRKDQMPEEYLASLYKLFEASHTQQVEESCQDWIKAVLAENEDSGWATLRKSFLGLYEAKIMAGSPPDASDGLLSTLQSVIFKGSRNLTDRQQKKIYSNLTDAVVAGVISATPKDTINMSYIDEGRAIDFRMASPGQQASALLELLLKQAAGTLIIDQPEDDLDNRVIMRIVELLRRSKANRQLIFTTHNANIVVNGDADKIVTLKSPEPTSNPSVNAPRVQIDCDGAIETPSVGAAITSVMEGGREAFDLRSRKYRFDLAS, encoded by the coding sequence GTGACTTTTTCAATCGGAATGCATCCAGGAACTACGTGGCACAAGTGCGATTTCCAGTGCCATACGCCCAGAGACCTCGCTTGGTCTGGTTCGCCTGAATTGCCGGGCGGAGACGCAGCAGCGGAAAACGCACGCAACGCCTGGGCGGAGTCGTTTATCGCGGCGGCTGAAGCGGCAAAGCTCACCGCGGTCGCCATATCCGACCATCACGACGTGTGCATGTCGGCGTACGTCAGTGAGGCAGCAAAGCGCCTCGGTTCGACGGTCCGAATATTCCCCGCCGTTGAGATCACATGCTCCGACAATGCGCAGTGCATAGCGATCTTCGACCCGTCTACGGGCATTGAGACCCAGAAACTCGCCCTAAGTGCTGCTGGCAATGTTCTGATGTCGTCAGAGGCAGCGCCAAAGACCTGCACCATTCAGCCCACGAAAGCCACGGTTGCGGAATTTGTGGCAGCGATCCAAGACGAGCAGTATCTCAAGGATTCTTGCATCGTCCTCCCTCACTTCAGCACTGAGGATGATCACAAGAGTCTCAACGAACCAGGCCATCATCCTCGTTTTGCCAGCTTACCGATCGACGGTGTTTACATTGAACGCCCCTACAGCGGCCTGGACGCAACGACGCTGGATAAGGTTCGCGGCAAGATCAGCGACTGGGGCAAGAGGCGACGGGCGATTGTCGCAACCGGTGACAATCGGTCGGCCGATTGGCAGAGACTCGGAAAGCACGACTGCTGGATCAAGTTGGGCGAGCATTCCATCGAAGCCCTGCGGCAGGCCCTCCTTGCCGACGAAGCGAGAATAGCCTTTGAACTGCCGGTAACACCGACCGAATACCTCGTCGAGTTACGCGTGATGAGCAGCCTTACCGGACCCACGCCGGTCACGATCCTTTTCAATGACGGGTTCAATGCCCTAATCGGTGGCCGTGGCTCCGGCAAGAGCGCTTTTCTTGAGTACCTTCGCTTCGGATTGGGACGCACGGACAAAGATCTCAATACCGTCGCCGATCCCGCGAACGATCGTGAAGTGAATTTGATAAAGCAAACTCTATCTGGAAGTGGTTACGTGGAGGTCGTACTCGAACGCGAAGGAGTGCGCGAAACCTGGAAGCGGGCCACCTCTAATCAGGAAGCTATTTCCATAACGAGCCCGCAAGGCACCATTGAGGTGACGACCAGTACCGCGAGAGAACGTTTCCGCGCGCGGGCATTCCGGCAGAAGGGTCTGTCGAGCACGATGAATGATCCGGTTACCGCCTCAGAGCAAATCACCAGTATCGCTGCCGCCGAAGAACTGGACCAACAGCGCAATATCGAGCGTTCGATCAAGAACGCCCAACGTGATGCCAGAACGGCACTTTCAAATCTGGCTGCGCTTTGGCAGGCTCGAGTGGACTCACAACAAGCCAAGAACAAAGTCGAGGACGTGCGGCAGCGCCTAATGGCCTTATCCGCGCGCATGGAGCAAGAAGGAGTCTCGGCAGAAGCTCTAACCACGATCGAGGAAGCTCCCAAGTATGCAAGAGCTGGAGAGTTTATCGCGGGTGTCGCATTGCAGGCCCAAGAAACCATCACTGGCATTGGAGAACTTGACGCGGCTGTTCTTAATATCGATATCAGCGCTTACGAGGGAGTCGTCGACTTCGAAGAAATCGCTGAGCTGCAAAAGGCGCTAGTCGAAACGAAGGCAACTATTGCGGAGCATCTCGCTAAGGCGAAGTTGGCGGGGACTGCGCTGCTCAATCATCAAAAGACAGCCAGTGAGGCGTTCACCCTAAAGCGCAGCGCCTTTGACGTGAGATACGCGACCGCGCTGGCCGAGCAGAGCAAACACAAAACGCTCATCGACGAGGTCACTCGCCTGACCAGGGAACTGCAAACTGCGGAAACTTCCCTTACCAAGGCAAGAGCAGATGAGACCGGAAAAGCCGGAGCCGAGAAGGCCTACGAGGAGGCCTTGGTCAAACTTGACGCATTGGTCCAGGATCGCCGCAAGATCCTAAAAGCCGCGGCCGACAAGGTCGCCGGCAAGTCTAGCAACCTGCTTAAGGCAAGGATTCGCAAGGACCAGATGCCCGAGGAGTACCTAGCATCTCTCTACAAGCTCTTTGAGGCTTCGCACACTCAGCAGGTCGAGGAAAGCTGCCAAGACTGGATCAAAGCGGTTCTTGCGGAGAATGAGGATTCAGGCTGGGCTACTTTAAGAAAATCATTCTTGGGACTTTATGAAGCAAAGATCATGGCAGGGTCGCCGCCTGATGCCAGTGACGGCCTGCTGTCCACGTTACAATCTGTCATCTTCAAAGGCAGCCGAAATCTCACCGATCGGCAACAAAAGAAGATTTATTCGAATCTAACCGACGCGGTCGTTGCAGGAGTTATTTCAGCAACGCCAAAAGACACGATCAACATGTCGTACATTGACGAGGGCCGAGCCATCGACTTCAGGATGGCATCGCCCGGACAGCAGGCGTCGGCTTTGTTGGAGCTCTTGCTGAAGCAAGCCGCAGGTACGTTGATAATCGACCAGCCCGAGGATGACCTAGACAATCGCGTCATCATGCGGATCGTCGAACTTCTGCGCAGATCCAAGGCAAACCGGCAGCTTATTTTCACGACACACAATGCCAACATCGTCGTCAACGGCGACGCCGACAAAATTGTTACGCTCAAATCGCCCGAGCCGACCTCGAATCCCAGTGTCAATGCACCGAGGGTACAGATTGACTGTGACGGCGCGATTGAGACGCCCTCGGTCGGAGCGGCTATCACTTCCGTAATGGAGGGCGGACGCGAAGCCTTCGACCTGCGTAGTCGGAAGTATCGCTTTGATCTCGCGTCTTGA
- a CDS encoding type II toxin-antitoxin system RelE/ParE family toxin — protein sequence MNDLLRAIRPAVFVGPSQKDLRAFPAAVRSEIGQSLFEVQIGQHPRNAKPLKGFSGVLEIRDNFDGDTYRAVYTTRFEGVLYVLHAFQKKSTSGIATPQRHMDLIRQRLRDAEAIHKATKGDR from the coding sequence GTGAATGATCTACTGCGCGCGATCAGGCCCGCCGTTTTTGTGGGCCCAAGCCAAAAGGACCTGCGGGCCTTCCCCGCGGCCGTTCGAAGCGAGATCGGCCAGTCTCTTTTTGAGGTGCAAATCGGTCAGCACCCGCGGAATGCGAAGCCTCTGAAAGGCTTTAGCGGGGTTCTAGAGATTCGCGACAACTTTGACGGCGATACCTACCGGGCCGTCTACACCACGCGGTTCGAGGGCGTCCTATACGTCCTGCACGCGTTTCAAAAAAAATCAACGAGCGGGATAGCTACCCCGCAGAGACATATGGACCTGATACGGCAGCGCCTGCGCGATGCCGAGGCGATCCACAAAGCAACAAAGGGAGACCGATGA
- a CDS encoding helix-turn-helix domain-containing protein, which produces MMSTKKKLPAHTKGSGNIFADLGLPNAEEHQLKAALVVQLKRLITERELSQVVAAKIVEMKQPDLSKLLRGQLKLVSVEKLLRMLTAFDQDVEITVKPHRKRGEAGRITFIPAT; this is translated from the coding sequence ATGATGAGCACCAAGAAGAAGCTGCCCGCCCATACCAAGGGATCGGGCAATATTTTCGCTGATCTCGGCTTGCCAAATGCTGAGGAACACCAACTCAAAGCTGCACTGGTGGTGCAGTTAAAGCGGTTGATCACAGAGAGGGAACTGTCCCAGGTCGTTGCCGCCAAGATTGTAGAAATGAAGCAGCCTGACCTATCCAAGCTCCTTCGGGGTCAATTGAAGCTGGTTTCGGTGGAAAAGCTGCTGCGGATGCTCACGGCGTTCGACCAGGATGTGGAAATCACGGTAAAGCCGCATCGTAAGCGCGGCGAGGCTGGCCGGATTACCTTCATTCCGGCAACGTAG
- a CDS encoding DUF2130 domain-containing protein: MNLKATAAGAAHEPTLNCPNCNHEIKLTESLAAPLIEETRRRFQEQLASKDAEVARKTEALRQEREQVEKAREQVEDQVKQRLAAERSQIVAAEAEKARQVVAAEVQLKSVELDEMRKTLEANNTKLAEAQQAQAELMRKERALDEAKRELDLTVEKRVQASVDDIRSKAKQEADEAARLRVSEKDQTIESMARTIEELKRKAEQGSQQSQGEVLELELEELLRGRFPTDLIEPVGKGELGADVVQQVNGSVGQPAGIILWESKRTKAWSDGWLAKLRDDQRRCGADVALIISQALPKHIEQFDLLDGVWVAHPRCALPVAVALRQTLIEVNSSRMVQQGQQTKMEQVYHYLTGNKFRQRVEAVVEKFNDMREDLDKERKFMARQWSKRDTQIVSVIESTVGMVGDLQAIAGKAMPEIPSLDQPLLEIDEKIERNAS, translated from the coding sequence ATGAACTTGAAAGCAACTGCGGCCGGTGCTGCGCATGAGCCCACCCTCAACTGCCCCAACTGCAACCATGAGATCAAACTGACGGAATCGCTAGCCGCGCCTCTGATCGAGGAAACGCGCCGTCGCTTTCAAGAGCAGCTTGCCAGCAAGGACGCTGAGGTCGCGCGCAAGACGGAAGCTCTCCGGCAGGAGCGCGAGCAGGTCGAGAAAGCGCGGGAGCAGGTCGAGGACCAAGTGAAGCAGCGGCTCGCCGCCGAGCGCAGCCAGATTGTTGCCGCCGAGGCCGAGAAGGCGCGGCAGGTCGTCGCCGCCGAGGTTCAGTTGAAGAGCGTTGAGCTCGATGAAATGCGCAAGACTCTGGAGGCCAACAACACCAAGCTGGCGGAGGCGCAGCAGGCCCAAGCCGAGCTGATGCGCAAGGAACGCGCGCTCGACGAAGCGAAGCGTGAGCTGGACCTGACAGTTGAAAAGCGGGTTCAGGCTTCGGTGGACGACATCCGCTCGAAAGCCAAGCAGGAAGCGGATGAGGCAGCCAGGCTCCGCGTCTCGGAGAAGGATCAGACCATCGAGTCCATGGCCCGAACCATCGAGGAGCTGAAGCGCAAGGCGGAGCAGGGATCACAGCAGTCACAGGGTGAAGTTCTCGAGCTTGAACTTGAAGAGCTTTTGCGTGGACGTTTCCCGACCGATCTCATCGAGCCGGTCGGCAAGGGTGAGCTGGGCGCGGATGTTGTCCAGCAGGTCAACGGTTCGGTGGGGCAGCCGGCCGGCATCATCCTTTGGGAATCCAAGCGTACCAAGGCCTGGAGCGACGGATGGCTTGCCAAGCTTCGCGACGACCAACGACGCTGCGGTGCCGACGTGGCACTCATTATCTCTCAGGCTCTTCCAAAGCACATTGAGCAGTTTGACCTGCTCGACGGCGTTTGGGTTGCCCATCCGCGGTGTGCCCTGCCCGTTGCCGTTGCGCTCCGACAGACGCTGATTGAGGTGAACAGCTCCCGGATGGTTCAACAAGGCCAACAGACCAAGATGGAGCAGGTCTATCACTACCTGACCGGCAACAAGTTCCGGCAGCGGGTTGAAGCCGTGGTCGAGAAGTTCAACGACATGCGTGAGGATCTGGACAAGGAGCGCAAGTTCATGGCGCGCCAGTGGTCGAAACGAGACACGCAAATCGTTTCTGTGATTGAATCGACGGTTGGTATGGTGGGTGACTTGCAGGCCATTGCCGGGAAGGCGATGCCGGAAATCCCAAGTCTCGACCAACCACTCCTTGAGATCGACGAAAAGATCGAGCGCAACGCGTCCTAG
- a CDS encoding IS630 family transposase — MGNAGVRGRPIAPLVLSPQERTYLERQVRRHRVARSLSERCRAILRCADGLPSKSVAAELGIHEHTVGKWRRRFLKDRCDGLLDEARPGRPRTIDDDQVAEVIERTLRTTPADATHWSIRSMAAETGFSHTTIRRMWSAFGLQPHRSQTFKLSSDPLFVDKVRDIVGLYLSPPNRALVLSIDEKSQIQALDREQPVLPMMPGIPERRTHSYVRHGTTTLFAALDVASGFVIGKCYKRHRAVEFLKFLKEIDAQVPEGLDVHIVMDNYATHKTPRIKAWLARRPHYHVHFTPTSASWINQVERWFAELTRKQIQRGVHTSVRQLEADIRTFIDLHNKNPKPFKWTKSADQILASVKRFCHKAQQTLCGEL; from the coding sequence GTGGGGAATGCAGGTGTGAGAGGCCGGCCGATCGCGCCGTTAGTGCTCAGTCCGCAGGAGCGCACGTACCTAGAGAGGCAAGTTCGTCGTCATCGTGTTGCGCGGTCGCTATCTGAGCGATGCCGCGCGATCCTGCGATGTGCGGATGGCCTGCCAAGCAAGTCTGTGGCTGCCGAACTCGGCATCCATGAACACACCGTTGGCAAGTGGCGCCGTCGATTTTTGAAGGATCGCTGTGATGGCCTGCTTGACGAAGCCCGCCCTGGCCGCCCTCGCACCATCGACGACGATCAGGTTGCTGAGGTAATCGAGCGGACACTGCGTACGACGCCGGCCGACGCGACGCACTGGTCGATCCGCTCGATGGCTGCGGAAACTGGCTTTTCCCACACCACGATCCGCCGAATGTGGTCGGCGTTCGGTTTGCAGCCGCACCGTAGCCAGACATTCAAGTTGTCGAGCGATCCGCTGTTCGTCGACAAGGTACGCGACATCGTCGGCCTTTACCTGTCCCCGCCGAACCGAGCCCTTGTCCTCAGTATCGATGAGAAAAGCCAGATTCAGGCACTCGATCGCGAGCAGCCGGTCTTGCCGATGATGCCCGGCATACCGGAGCGTCGTACGCACAGCTATGTGCGGCATGGTACGACCACGCTGTTTGCCGCGCTCGATGTCGCCTCGGGGTTCGTCATCGGCAAATGCTACAAGCGCCACCGGGCAGTCGAGTTCTTGAAGTTTTTAAAAGAGATCGATGCTCAAGTTCCTGAAGGCCTCGATGTCCATATCGTCATGGACAACTACGCCACCCACAAGACACCCAGGATCAAAGCGTGGCTCGCCCGTCGGCCGCATTATCATGTCCACTTCACGCCGACTTCCGCGTCATGGATCAATCAGGTCGAACGCTGGTTCGCTGAGCTCACCCGAAAGCAGATCCAGCGAGGTGTTCACACCTCCGTCAGGCAGCTCGAGGCTGACATCCGTACCTTCATCGACCTGCACAACAAAAATCCCAAGCCCTTCAAATGGACCAAGTCCGCAGACCAGATTTTGGCTTCCGTCAAACGCTTCTGCCACAAAGCCCAGCAGACTTTATGTGGCGAACTTTAG
- a CDS encoding IS110 family transposase — MIYVGLDVSLNSVAVCAVDETGKLIREGTTLADAPSIVQYLEPWAGQVERVGLEAGPTSEWLTANLIELGLPAVSMEARQVKAALSAMPVKTDRNDARGIAQVVRTGWFKPVHVKSIGSQRARTLAAARKHIIRSIAATEQVIRGLLRPLGLKVGIVSRTLFAARVRELVGDDALLEAIMNPLLAGREALMREYARLHRLVLKAVRSDPACRLLMTMPGIGPVSALTFRSTVDDPRRFLHSQSVGAYLGLTPRRYQSGEVDRVGRITKVGDGETRTALFEAANVVLRPSTRWSPMKAWAVRVAHRQGSKRAKVALARKMAVVLHRMWVDGTEFRWTAVA, encoded by the coding sequence ATGATCTACGTCGGCCTCGATGTTTCGCTGAATTCCGTTGCGGTATGTGCGGTGGACGAGACCGGAAAGCTTATCCGGGAGGGAACGACGTTGGCGGACGCGCCATCGATTGTGCAGTACCTCGAACCATGGGCTGGTCAAGTTGAACGGGTGGGCCTTGAGGCAGGACCGACGTCAGAATGGCTGACCGCAAATCTAATCGAACTGGGGCTGCCGGCCGTCAGTATGGAAGCCCGCCAAGTTAAGGCGGCGCTTTCGGCCATGCCGGTGAAGACCGATCGGAATGACGCCCGTGGGATCGCGCAGGTGGTGAGAACGGGATGGTTCAAGCCTGTTCACGTCAAGAGCATCGGCAGCCAAAGGGCGCGGACGCTGGCCGCGGCTCGCAAGCATATCATCCGCTCCATCGCTGCCACAGAGCAAGTCATCCGCGGACTTCTGCGTCCGCTCGGTCTCAAAGTCGGAATCGTCTCGCGGACTCTGTTCGCGGCGCGAGTTCGTGAGTTGGTCGGCGATGACGCCTTGCTGGAGGCGATCATGAATCCACTGCTTGCCGGACGCGAAGCGCTGATGCGGGAGTACGCCCGACTGCATCGTCTGGTTCTGAAGGCCGTGCGCAGTGACCCGGCTTGTCGGCTCTTGATGACGATGCCAGGGATCGGCCCGGTCTCTGCATTGACTTTCCGCTCCACTGTGGACGATCCCAGGCGATTCCTGCATTCCCAATCAGTCGGCGCCTATCTCGGGTTGACGCCCCGGCGATACCAATCTGGCGAGGTTGATCGGGTGGGACGGATCACAAAAGTCGGAGATGGAGAGACGCGCACAGCCCTGTTCGAAGCTGCCAACGTCGTTCTCAGGCCATCAACCCGATGGTCTCCGATGAAGGCCTGGGCGGTGCGTGTTGCCCACCGGCAAGGAAGCAAGCGTGCGAAGGTCGCGCTGGCCAGAAAGATGGCTGTCGTCCTTCACCGAATGTGGGTTGATGGAACCGAATTCCGATGGACGGCGGTGGCGTAA
- a CDS encoding ABC transporter substrate-binding protein: MQITVNWFVEPAISILARASTRSTPARPRIDGIATKSSDEQFVALVSGAADAVVTAMDNVMDWRMRDFGRDLCIIAQVEQTTPLSLIAGADVSEIEDLRGGTLLVDSTKNGFVVAARALLDDAGLPSGSYALKAAGGVRERYQSLLAGEGDATLLGPPFDGTAIAQGARVLSRVNDRYPAFPGQGLVVRRSSDDRVRAGVIAWQAALDHARARALTSRKIAVSHLIEAGMSSPSAEAMIEILPRSLVPDRDGVALLIAQRERARLRGANVTYSDLVDSSLFDSAGYSREPNR, from the coding sequence ATGCAAATCACCGTCAATTGGTTTGTCGAGCCCGCAATCTCGATCCTGGCGCGCGCCAGCACGCGATCGACGCCGGCGCGCCCGCGAATTGACGGCATTGCAACAAAATCCTCCGATGAGCAGTTCGTGGCTCTCGTGAGCGGGGCGGCAGATGCAGTCGTCACTGCCATGGACAATGTGATGGACTGGAGGATGCGCGACTTCGGACGAGATCTCTGTATCATCGCGCAAGTCGAGCAGACGACTCCCCTCTCCCTGATTGCCGGTGCGGACGTTTCCGAAATCGAAGACTTGAGAGGCGGCACGCTTCTCGTCGATTCGACGAAGAACGGTTTCGTGGTGGCCGCCAGAGCGTTGCTGGACGATGCCGGATTGCCGAGCGGATCGTATGCACTCAAAGCTGCCGGCGGCGTGCGTGAACGATACCAGAGTTTATTGGCCGGAGAAGGGGACGCCACCCTGCTCGGGCCCCCCTTCGACGGCACGGCCATCGCACAGGGGGCGCGAGTGCTGTCACGCGTGAACGATCGCTATCCTGCATTTCCCGGCCAAGGGCTGGTCGTGCGGCGCAGCTCAGACGATCGCGTTCGCGCCGGTGTGATCGCTTGGCAAGCGGCACTGGATCACGCGCGGGCGCGGGCGCTGACAAGTAGGAAAATCGCCGTCTCGCATCTCATTGAGGCCGGCATGTCGAGTCCATCTGCTGAAGCGATGATCGAAATTCTACCCAGGTCGCTCGTTCCGGACCGGGACGGTGTCGCCCTCCTCATTGCCCAACGCGAGCGTGCGAGGTTGCGCGGGGCCAATGTTACCTATTCAGATCTGGTCGATTCCAGTCTCTTCGACAGTGCCGGCTATTCACGGGAGCCCAACCGATGA
- a CDS encoding LysR family transcriptional regulator, with product MNNLDLNLLVALDHLIVTKSISQTAERMNLSQSAMSNALGRLRQYFDDPLLVRVGQKMELTVRAEILRPEIADVLTRIEAALAKKPDFDPKQASREFRLLVSDYSLHTIIPPVLELTAPFGDHIRFHFLRQTDRPNVYLERGEADLLLAPRIVCSPEHPSIKLFDDDYCCVAWRRGKYGREPLTRKAFAAAGHVRYLSSATGGALDSVLLDQLGITRRTEISTFAFSSVPHLVVGTDRIAVVHRRTAQLWARHLSISVLELPFPMERFEQQMQWHHYRSRDPGIIWIRDIFKKAAAKMQKK from the coding sequence TTGAACAATCTCGATCTCAACTTGCTCGTCGCGCTCGACCACCTGATTGTCACAAAGTCCATCAGCCAGACGGCAGAGCGCATGAACCTCAGCCAGTCCGCGATGAGCAACGCCCTTGGCCGGCTTCGGCAATATTTCGACGATCCGCTGCTCGTTCGCGTTGGTCAAAAAATGGAACTGACCGTACGCGCCGAAATACTGCGCCCCGAAATCGCCGACGTGCTCACGCGCATCGAGGCCGCTTTGGCCAAGAAGCCTGATTTCGATCCCAAACAGGCGAGCCGTGAATTCCGCCTGCTCGTCTCCGACTACTCGCTTCACACCATCATTCCGCCGGTACTCGAGCTCACGGCCCCCTTCGGCGATCACATCCGCTTCCATTTCTTGCGGCAGACGGATCGACCCAACGTCTATCTGGAACGGGGTGAGGCGGATCTTCTGCTCGCGCCGCGTATCGTTTGTTCACCGGAACACCCGTCGATCAAGCTGTTCGACGACGATTATTGTTGCGTGGCATGGCGTCGCGGCAAGTACGGCCGAGAACCGCTCACCCGGAAGGCGTTCGCAGCCGCAGGTCACGTGCGATATCTTTCCTCGGCGACGGGGGGCGCGCTCGATTCCGTTCTCCTGGATCAATTGGGGATCACGCGGCGGACGGAGATCTCGACCTTCGCTTTTTCTTCCGTACCGCACCTTGTTGTCGGGACCGACCGCATAGCGGTCGTCCATCGCCGCACCGCGCAACTCTGGGCACGTCACCTCTCCATTTCAGTCCTCGAGCTCCCGTTCCCGATGGAGCGGTTCGAGCAGCAGATGCAGTGGCACCACTATCGCAGCCGCGACCCCGGCATTATTTGGATACGGGACATCTTCAAGAAAGCCGCCGCTAAGATGCAGAAGAAGTAG
- a CDS encoding VOC family protein, with the protein MKIVGPDELVFGVDSVEACAAFITDFGLKHVGEKDGSGLYEALDGTGLSIYPKDDPSLPPPLPTSNMLRKTIYGVEDQQTLDQIKDELSKDRQVQVRPDGTVEAVDDLGFALGFRITRRRKLTLLPERINSPGAAPQRGFNEIGANEDAAALPRTLSHVVYFVPDAAKMEAFYIQRLGFAVMDRFTGGGPFLRPASNTDHHTLFLIQTPEYMKGIEHFAFHMQGPTELMLAGSRMVKKGYQSFWGPGRHKFGSNWFWYFNSPMGTHAEFDADMDVFNDKWEPRVLPMRTEHSQIFLLEHREKWAPGG; encoded by the coding sequence TTGAAAATCGTCGGCCCCGATGAGCTTGTGTTCGGTGTTGATAGTGTGGAGGCGTGCGCCGCGTTCATCACCGATTTTGGATTGAAACATGTCGGTGAGAAGGACGGCTCCGGGCTTTACGAGGCCCTCGATGGAACGGGCTTGTCGATCTATCCCAAGGATGATCCCAGCCTGCCGCCGCCGCTGCCGACCAGCAACATGCTCAGAAAGACGATTTATGGCGTCGAGGATCAGCAGACCCTGGATCAGATCAAGGATGAACTCAGCAAGGACCGTCAAGTCCAGGTTCGGCCGGATGGTACGGTTGAAGCGGTGGACGACTTAGGGTTCGCGCTCGGCTTCCGCATTACGCGGCGCCGCAAGCTGACCCTGCTGCCGGAGCGCATCAATTCGCCCGGTGCTGCTCCGCAGCGTGGCTTCAACGAAATCGGCGCTAATGAGGACGCCGCGGCGTTGCCGCGAACCCTGTCGCACGTCGTCTATTTCGTGCCCGATGCGGCAAAGATGGAGGCCTTCTACATCCAGCGTCTTGGGTTTGCCGTGATGGACCGGTTCACCGGGGGCGGTCCATTCCTGCGCCCAGCTTCGAACACCGATCATCACACGCTATTCCTGATCCAAACCCCGGAATACATGAAAGGGATCGAGCATTTTGCATTCCACATGCAAGGTCCGACGGAATTGATGCTTGCCGGATCGCGAATGGTGAAGAAGGGATACCAGTCGTTCTGGGGACCGGGTCGCCACAAGTTCGGCTCCAACTGGTTCTGGTATTTCAACAGCCCAATGGGTACCCACGCTGAATTCGACGCTGATATGGATGTCTTCAATGATAAGTGGGAGCCGCGCGTCTTGCCGATGAGGACCGAGCATTCTCAGATCTTCCTGCTGGAGCATCGGGAAAAATGGGCTCCGGGCGGCTAG
- a CDS encoding Rieske (2Fe-2S) protein, whose translation MSADKTKPLTKVLCCLSDLEDGEARGFDPFKIGRDTVFVVRRSDKVYAYRDVCPHYGSTPLPWKKNAYLTRDAQHIFCSAHGATFDIETGTCTLGPCLGQSLTSVQIAISQAGEIRLFLEPEEGPIRTPVATG comes from the coding sequence TTGAGCGCGGACAAAACGAAGCCGCTAACCAAAGTGCTATGCTGTCTTTCGGATCTGGAGGACGGTGAGGCTCGCGGGTTCGACCCTTTCAAAATAGGGCGCGACACCGTGTTCGTCGTGCGCAGGAGCGACAAGGTCTATGCCTATCGGGACGTATGTCCGCACTATGGCAGCACGCCGCTTCCCTGGAAGAAGAACGCTTATCTGACCAGAGACGCGCAGCACATCTTCTGCAGCGCGCATGGGGCAACGTTCGATATTGAAACCGGCACTTGCACACTGGGCCCGTGCCTGGGCCAATCGCTGACCTCAGTGCAGATCGCGATCTCCCAGGCGGGGGAGATCCGGCTTTTCCTCGAACCGGAGGAGGGCCCGATCCGCACACCGGTTGCCACCGGCTGA